A segment of the Daphnia pulex isolate KAP4 chromosome 10, ASM2113471v1 genome:
GACGAAGATGTATTGATCGCTCTATTAGATATGCACGCATCAGACAAACAACGTGTTGACCTGGTTTTATTGGAATTGCAAAATTTGCTCGGGAAAGAATTGATTGTTGGACATCTAGGCGAAGCACAACGAGAAAggtaaaatatgaaattttgtaaattaaaattgagaCCTGAATTGTGTGTTGAATTACTACAGATGGAAAGAACTGCAAGCCCCTATCGATACCCAAGACGAAGTTTTGATTGTTAACGAGATCTCTCAGCAGGCTAGAATTCCCGACGTGATCGAAGTGATCGATCTTCACGAGCCATCAACTTCTGGACAATCTACTGTCTACTCTGCGCAATTGTCTTCAAGTAAACGGAAACTATCCAGCGATTCCACAGAAAGCAACGTTCCAAAGAAACAAGCATCTGCAACAAATCTTTTTGACAGAGAAGCGAAAAATCACAAGTCAGATTGTGACATGCAACCATCTCATTGTCGTTGTCCTTCCGTCTCATGGATTTGGGCTCAATTACCCGACGCGGTACAATCTGTTCGTAGTGGTAAATGGATGCTCTTCGTCAGCAAGGAATATGTTGATGAAACTTGGGAAAAAGTCAAGAATCTTCTTGCGGACAATCAACTTGGCAATGGAGCTAAAGTCGCcaacggagaagaaaaaacctacCTGATTTGTTTGTACACTTACGATTTTGAAGATGTCCAAGATGTTTTTCGAGTGCTAGTCGCATTGAGACGTAACCGCCTATCCGGTGGACACCTGAACTACAAGACGGACGATGCGACGCATCAAGGATTcttttttgtactttttttgaaacatttcacttgttttttgtttctttttttgttgtcgtcgtggAGAAAGTAATCGGCTCAGAGCATCAAACATTTAccccgccttttttttatatgataCACACAAAGTTCATTGGATAAAGATAAATTctgaaaagaatgaaacccGGAATATAATAGGGTACCTGAAATAAAGTTTTCTTTCAGGCCTATGGATTCTCAAGTCTCTACTCTCTACATATATACTCGTAGAgagagtacacacacacacatatacatacatcgATACACACAGGAGCTATAGGGATCGATCGATGTAGACGACACAATCGactgaattgaattttcgtttttttcccgcgAACTCGCTCTCTATAGCTCGGAGGAATATgtataagaaaatataaatataaaagaaaaagaaagaagaaaagaaagatgtaCTATGTACACACATACTTCCATAActtttggcttcttttttctctaataCACAACGGGCGAGGAATCAATAATCGATTAGGTTGAGTGTGTCTGTGCACACTTTGCTTTCAGACTGCCAGCAGCTTCACTAGTGTCGTATGGAGATAGTGCGCTACTACTGTGCTACCTATAAGATAGCAGCAACAGTAAACGATGTGCGGTGTATACTTCATCGCTTTTCTCTTCTAAAAAagtcctttctctctctatcctgCCATTGTTGTCGCTTCACCAGCAGCTGCTTTTGTTTGTTCACtgataagaaaaatgtcaCGCTATACTAAACCCAtcggtcgtcgtcgttatGAACTGGTGATTGAGAATCCCTAGGGGGGGACTGTATTGTTCTGTTTCACAGTCTATTAAAGACGGTTGAAAAATTGCCGATCGAAAATTGATGGAGCAATTCCcagatgacatttttttctaattttaaaattgaattcatttcgaCAGATGCGGACTGACTTCGGCCAGCGATTTCGTCGaggtaaaataaattgaattcaatggAGCGCGGGCGCCAGGAGTTGtaataaatattcaataacgtttgaaaatgaatttttcaggTGTCCAATTTCATGACGGTCGATCGGAAATTGCCCCGCTACTGCGGATTGCAAAAGGATCTCAAAATGGAGTCGGACGGAGCCTTTTTCCGCGTGACGTTCAAGTCGAACGACCGATTCGACGGCACTGGATTCTACGCCAGTTATCAGTTCACTCCGGTGGCCGACGCCGTCACCATTACTCGGCGTCGTAGCTCATCGCCGGCTTCCAGTTCAccatgtaaaataaattgaacaTTTTCACGTCTCTTAATGGGAATGAATCGATGGCAATCTAATTTTCCTTTATTCGATTATTTTCAGATCCAGCTGGATGTATCCTGTTGTTCTATCTGCTCGCATACCTGATCTCGTAGACACATTTCTTCTCCGCTGATGGATGGAAGCCGATCTGACGTCATCGCAACAATATCAACAACGTTCCTGGCGAACGGAttgaaatttcgaaatttagGCAAATGAGCGATTAGCAACGGTTGTGGGAAAGTGCTAGGCGGCGTACGCTGTGAGAAAGGGAATGTACAAGAGATATAGAACactattattaatttattcattcattattaTACAGATTCACTGGTTCCCataaaatgtgtgtgtgtgagagagagtgTGTGCGGTGTGTGTTTGGCCAGTGGGACTATGCGCCAATACCTCCTCCTTCTGGtcatttatatatacatattttaaaaattttatagcTGATTTGAATCATCACCAACCACTCACCCTCCCCTCCCATTcttgatattttttcaaatctaaaacaaagaaaatcgaCGGAGATTCAGcccgtttattttttagctctcgttgtttaaaaaaaaaaaaaaaaaaaaaagaaatcacccGTGTGGATGAAAACCCATTCAattcgttattatttatttggatatttattatttattcgattatctctctctctagtgtGATGTGTGGATTTGCTCAAATGAAAGGGCTGTCATCTcgttaaaatgaaataaatcatgTTCATCAATCTTAATTACTTAATTATGGGAGATTTGGTTTTTCAGCTTTCACACAAATATACATTccagttgtttttcttaaaaaaagtcttaaattatttttttgtttgtttttgtttttttttattaatcggCGTGTTAAACCATGGGTGTTGAGAGATGGTTGCCAATGAGGCAATGAcaatgttaaatttcccataaggaaattacttttttactaGCGATTTTTTAAGAAGGTTGTAGTAAAAGTGCGCCATCTAGGAGTGGTCTGGaaatt
Coding sequences within it:
- the LOC124205952 gene encoding uncharacterized protein LOC124205952 isoform X2, with amino-acid sequence MASLVEDVARLRQVLEANSISNEDVDEDVLIALLDMHASDKQRVDLVLLELQNLLGKELIVGHLGEAQRERWKELQAPIDTQDEVLIVNEISQQARIPDVIEVIDLHEPSTSGQSTVYSAQLSSSKRKLSSDSTESNVPKKQASATNLFDREAKNHKSDCDMQPSHCRCPSVSWIWAQLPDAVQSVRSGKWMLFVSKEYVDETWEKVKNLLADNQLGNGAKVANGEEKTYLICLYTYDFEDVQDVFRVLVALRRNRLSGGHLNYKTDDATHQGLYTTDQAAKAAGFQSAKKTHPNEKVSMYSSPPPRTNNPAWDKDFVQLFLNNIGTDCRKGLVAEMRKNCDDAESKEIFYNPPQIVPLNKYSNKKSTSK